The sequence below is a genomic window from Brevibacillus agri.
CGCGAATGGAACGCGAAAGGGGGTTTTTTCTTGTCTGCCCGAAAGTATATCTTTTCCTGCATGAAACCAAACTAAGTAGGAAACGGCACGTTCGGCTGCAAAAAAGGAGAGGGCACGATGGGAGACTGGGTGACGATTTGGATCGGAGCAAGTATCGGGGCATTTCTGGCGATCGTGTTGCTCGCGACCGTAGCGTTTTGCTTTTCGCGCGGATTCGTGCGCTGGGCGGTCGGCCACTTCGCCAAAATCGTGATGAACGACCGCTATCCGGAAAACATATGGGAAATCGTCTCGGCGCTGACGCGCGTCTCTCCCCAAAAGGTGCTGGAAAACAGCTTGCGCGCTGCGGAGGGCACCGCGATTGACAGGCCGTTCGGCACGCCGCGAAAATTTTTGAATTACGACGGTCTCCTGTTTTCCCCCGCGCAATTGTCGGTGCTTCCTGCGCCTGAAAATGCCGAGGTCGATATGCGCCTCACCATCGGGCCGATGGCCAAAAAACCGTTGACGCTGGAGATTCCGCTGTTGGCTGGCGGGATCGGCTTTGGCGTTGGCGTGACGGATAAAACCAAGATCGCCATTGCCAAAGGGACGGCTGCGGTCGGCACCGTCACGAATACGGGAGAAGGCGGTTTCTTACCCGAAGAAAGAGAAAACGCAAAATATTTGATCTATCAATATCATTCCGCGACATGGACAAAGAGTCCGGAGATTCTCAAGCAAGCCGACGCGATAGAAATCCGGATCGGCCAAGGCGCTACCGCCGGAGCTGCGACTTTTATCCCGCATCGTGATCTTCGTGGCAAGGCCAGCCAAGTCATGCATCTGCCAGACCAGGAGTACATCGTCATCCCTTCCCGGCATAAAGAGGTGCAGAAGCCAGACGATCTTCGCAAGCTCGTCGACCAGCTCCGCGAGTTGACAGAGGGTGTGCCGATTGGGGTCAAGATGTGTGCCAGCGCGAA
It includes:
- a CDS encoding FMN-binding glutamate synthase family protein — encoded protein: MGDWVTIWIGASIGAFLAIVLLATVAFCFSRGFVRWAVGHFAKIVMNDRYPENIWEIVSALTRVSPQKVLENSLRAAEGTAIDRPFGTPRKFLNYDGLLFSPAQLSVLPAPENAEVDMRLTIGPMAKKPLTLEIPLLAGGIGFGVGVTDKTKIAIAKGTAAVGTVTNTGEGGFLPEERENAKYLIYQYHSATWTKSPEILKQADAIEIRIGQGATAGAATFIPHRDLRGKASQVMHLPDQEYIVIPSRHKEVQKPDDLRKLVDQLRELTEGVPIGVKMCASANMEADLEVAIMAGVDFISMDGGQGGYKGSAPILQDDFGLPTIYAVSRAVRYLQKRGVKDKITLLSGGGYYTPSHCLKALALGVDGVYLGTAMLWGMAHDQVTKAIPWEPPTQLLFYGGHSQKEFDEQEAAKYLEHFFCAFVDEMRIATLALGKTSVREVGVDDLIALDSMTSKVTNIPLAYTPRIPHSPS